From Temnothorax longispinosus isolate EJ_2023e chromosome 3, Tlon_JGU_v1, whole genome shotgun sequence, one genomic window encodes:
- the LOC139809895 gene encoding DDB1- and CUL4-associated factor 5: MPMTTAASSSRGDAFQKETRPLAIYEEADGRVRFRAGSLRRRRRRLPWQPCEGADGAGTPAPSECSALSYVLARQIDDRADYCRGLINARFDNSENLYRKDLLSHYGCVNAIEFSNQGDLLVSGGDDRRVLLWRVEQAIQGMGKPTVMKSQHVSNIFCLGYDSSKTKIFSAGNDDQVIVHDLRTGESLNIFLHEKPVYGLSIHPHNDEVFASACDDGRVLIYDIRSNNAMETLAQYKSAFHSVMFNPADPRMLATANAKEGVSMWDIRKPLEPVLCYGSPQQSCMNVRFNSMGNRLLALRRRLPPVLYAVDSPKYLCEFDHPGYYNSCTMKSCCFAGENDEYVLSGSDDFNLYMWKIPLTKDKEWVETAHMVLRGHRSIVNQVRYNQASCIFASSGVEKIIKIWSPFPLGTGCLGGLKRDAGKRERQRRVFTHDEYIGLVLRSGQFMTHDYSHQSTKEDPRMMAFFDSLVQREIEGWSSEDVPTPHTPSDSEINPATGEPYSASEGDDTTASEGGVAPERPLESPNRITRLIANRREKLMRMAAMERSASDSGSEGDNAHSRRRSKSKSKSKTVKRKHTRLSGRRRLSARRKCTVLKVNSDSDSDDERPVDAAQPSTSSGVIFRRSRYVTSAIEKDDKSSSYSSSSSCVYEDIVAISKRKHSKTDSDTSAKAHKRKHRKCKNSSRHDGSGKNQSKRQKLDDDSEEEERTAGPRNYMNGNSSKDHREDGPSTPSGKSLQVPCTPDSGIKSGISSTGGKNSEQTRKERNDRDADDSSDEQKLKRLECFRKKVEELARRSYRNRSASQAQTVSTTSDSSD, translated from the exons aTGCCGATGACGACGgcggcgtcgtcgtcgcgcggcgACGCGTTCCAGAAAGAGACTCGGCCGCTGGCCATCTACGAGGAGGCGGACGGCCGCGTCCGGTTCCGCGCCGGCAGCCTCCGGCGACGGCGCCGACGGCTGCCGTGGCAGCCGTGCGAGGGTGCCGACGGCGCCGGGACGCCCGCTCCGTCCGAGTGCAGCGCGCTCTCCTACGTGCTCGCGCGACAGATCGACGACAGGGCCGACTACTGCCGGGGCCTGATCAACGCCAGATTCGACAACTCCGAGAACCTCTACAGGAAGGACCTGCTGTCCCATTACGGATGCGTCAACGCGATCGAGTTCTCCAATCAGGGCGATCTGCTTGTGTCCG GGGGCGACGACAGAAGAGTTCTATTATGGCGAGTGGAGCAGGCGATACAGGGTATGGGCAAGCCCACCGTGATGAAATCGCAACACGTTAGCAATATATTTTGCCTTGGTTACGACAGCAGCAAGACTAAGATATTCTCCGCGGGGAACGACGATCAAGTTATAGTCCACGATTTGCGCAC GGGCGAGTCTCTCAACATCTTCCTGCACGAGAAGCCCGTCTACGGGCTGTCCATTCATCCGCACAATGACGAGGTCTTTGCCAGTGCCTGCGACGACGGGAGAGTCCTCATTTATGATATACGTAGCAACAACGCTATGGAAACTCTGGCACAATACAAAAGCGCCTTCCACTCTGTCATGTTTAATCCCGCGGACCCCAGAATGCTCGCTACTGCCAATGCTAAGGAAGGTGTCAGTATGTGGGACATACGAAAACCTTTGGA GCCTGTATTGTGTTATGGAAGCCCGCAACAAAGTTGCATGAATGTCAGGTTTAACTCGATGGGCAACCGATTGCTGGCCTTACGAAGAAGACTACCACCGGTTCTTTACGCAGTCGATTCTCCCAAGTACTTATGCGAATTCGATCATCCAGGATATTACAATAGTTGTACCATGAAATCATGCTGTTTCGCCGGCGAGAACGACGAATACGTTCTCTCTG GTTCGGATGACTTTAATCTGTACATGTGGAAAATTCCCCTTACGAAAGACAAAGAATGGGTGGAAACCGCCCACATGGTGTTGCGCGGTCACAGATCGATCGTCAACCAAGTTCGATACAATCAAGCGAGCTGCATCTTCGCGTCGTCCGGCGTGGAGAAGATCATCAAGATCTGGAGTCCGTTCCCGCTAGGAACTGGATGTTTGGGAGGATTGAAG AGAGACGCCGGCAAGCGGGAGAGACAGCGCCGAGTATTCACGCACGACGAATATATAGGGCTAGTTCTACGTAGTGGACAGTTTATGACGCATGATTACAGCCACCAGTCAACCAAGGAAGACCCGCGAATGATGGCCTTTTTCGATTCCCTCGTGCAGCGCGAAATTGAAGGATGGAGTTCCGAGGATGTGCCAACACCACATACCCCTAGCGACTCTGAAATAAACCCGGCAACGGGCGAGCCATATAGCGCGTCAGAAGGCGATG ATACTACGGCATCGGAAGGTGGTGTTGCTCCTGAAAGGCCGTTAGAGTCGCCGAATCGTATAACTCGGCTTATCGCGAATCGCAGAGAGAAACTCATGCGAATGGCCGCGATGGAGCGATCCGCTTCGGATTCCGGTAGTGAGGGGGACAATGCTCACTCGAGACGTAGATCCAAATCGAAGTCGAAATCGAAGACCGTCAAGAGGAAACACACCAGACTCTCCGGCAGGAGAAGATTATCCGCTAGACGGAAGTGTACTGTGTTAAAAGTCAATAGTGATTCGGACAGTGACGACGAGCGACCGGTTGACGCGGCTCAACCCAGTACTAGTTCCGGGGTGATTTTCCGACGATCGCGATACGTCACCAGCGCGATCGAGAAAGACGACAAGAGCTCGAGTtacagcagcagcagtagTTGCGTTTACGAGGACATTGTCGCTATCAGTAAACGAAAACATTCTAAAACTGATTCGGACACGTCCGCGAAGGCGCACAAACGGAAGCATCGAAAGTGCAAAAATAGTTCTCGACACGACGGTTCCGGTAAGAACCAAAGTAAACGACAGAAGCTCGATGATGActcggaggaggaggaaagaaCCGCTGGCCCGAGGAATTATATGAACGGTAATTCTAGTAAGGACCATCGCGAGGACGGACCGTCGACGCCGAGCGGCAAATCGCTTCAAGTTCCTTGCACCCCTGACAGTGGTATCAAATCGGGGATCTCATCTACGGGCGGGAAAAACAGCGAACAGACGCGTAAGGAGCGAAACGACAGAGACGCGGACGATAGTTCCGACGAGCAGAAACTGAAACGTTTAGAGTGTTTCCGGAAAAAAGTGGAGGAGCTGGCGAGGAGGAGCTATCGTAATCGATCCGCGTCCCAGGCTCAAACAGTTTCGACCACGAGTGATTCTTCCGATTAA
- the LOC139809900 gene encoding cancer-related nucleoside-triphosphatase homolog isoform X2, which yields METGGASRPLHILLTGPPGIGKTTVCKKIASTLEKKGSGFDGFYTEEVRDRNGSRIGFDIVEVKDPGRRLSLARLKSLTEAQKASKYQVGNYRVFLDNFEAVALPILDLDTDVLLVDEIGKMELFSKEFKKKVTDIFFGSSKKAFVIGTIPQIHKVPQQHAALFEKLHADKRIKILNVTHGNRNNLPEEITRYLLVA from the exons ATGGAAACTGGCGGCGCGTCGCGGCCTTTGCACATACTACTCACGGGTCCACCAG GCATAGGTAAAACCACGGTgtgcaaaaaaattgcatcTACGCTGGAGAAAAAGGGCAGCGGGTTTGACGGATTTTACACGGAGGAGGTGCGAGATCGGAACGGCTCTAGGATTGGTTTCGACATCGTGGAAGTAAAGGATCCTGGAAGAAGATTATCCTTGGCACGGTTAAA AAGCTTAACAGAGGCGCAAAAGGCTTCCAAGTATCAAGTGGGAAACTACCGCGTTTTCCTGGATAATTTCGAGGCTGTAGCGCTTCCAATATTGGATTTGGATACT GATGTATTACTTGTCGACGAAATCGGTAAAATGGAGTTATTTAGCAAAGAATTCAAGAAGAAAGTAACAGACATATTTTTCGGTTCTTCTAAGAAAGCCTTCGTGATCGGGACTATCCCGCAAATACACAAAGTGCCGCAACAACACGCGGCGCTATTCGAGAAGTTACACGCAGACAAGAGAATTAAGATTCTGAACGTGACTCATGGAAATCGGAATAATTTGCCAGAGGAAATTACTCGTTATTTATTAGtcgcgtaa
- the LOC139809897 gene encoding uncharacterized protein — MASSPVLNPEIPYVGRVEGGLRAGTMVKIQGKVPPQAVRFAINYQLGPTLNPRDDIAIHLSPRFPEGFITRNHIESMNWGMEENAGPLVIQPGQEFEILILCDYHCYKIAINGRHFTEFAHRLPFIKVTHLVIDGDVEIHSIAYEQVSVDPSKPPATAPDDVQTANFGPPPPGGLYPTIPPQGGYGPPPPSHGPPNTYGGPGGYNPPRAYGYQPDREKAEEEGIFGDCLDKVGLALGGLVAAGGVAAAMHAINKKKEESDEKDHEKSDASKSKTESEGGFGSLAGSLGMALASSLASNAIHSNTHAQQGYPDQQRSGGSDVLGSIFGALGGGGSQQPAYHPNQPPAGDGLSGTLGSLLGGVFGGGGGHQQPAYQPSGGYGGYQPSSGYPTSGGQNSGGSDLLSGIGSALFSSALDGLSKRGKDNSHDEYRSGPAPPSYEPPPPPAPKPTPRPETPPSSGGHKLTADEISKGLGLDD; from the exons ATGGCCAGCTCTCCGGTGCTTAATCCG GAAATCCCGTATGTGGGAAGAGTAGAAGGAGGCCTGAGAGCGGGTACAATGGTGAAGATACAAGGCAAGGTGCCGCCTCAGGCTGTGCGATTTGCCATCAATTATCAGCTCGGACCGACGTTAAATCCAAGAGATGACATAGCTATTCATTTATCCCCACGCTTCCCCGAAGGCTTTATTACCAGAAACCATATAGAGTCGATGAACTGGGGCATGGAGGAAAACGCCGGCCCATTGGTGATTCAGCCAGGCCAGGAATTCGAGATATTGATTCTGTGCGACTATCACTGCTACAAGATCGCTATCAACGGCAGGCACTTTACGGAATTCGCTCATCGGTTGCCGTTCATAAAAGTTACTCATCTGGTTATCGATGGCGATGTCGAGATACACTCCATCGCATATGAACAAGTATCGGTCGACCCATCGAAACCCCCTGCTACAGCACCAGATGATGTACAAACTGCCAACTTTGGACCACCAC cACCAGGTGGTTTATATCCAACAATCCCACCTCAGGGTGGATATGGACCTCCTCCACCCAGTCACGGCCCTCCCAATACCTATGGCGGCCCTGGTGGTTATAATCCACCAAGAGCCTATGGATATCAGCCTGATCGTGAGAAAGCAGAGGAAGAGGGCATCTTTGGAGATTGTCTGGACAAAGTTGGATTAGCACTGGGTGGATTAGTGGCAGCTGGAGGCGTAGCGGCAGCTATGCACGCGATAAAT aaaaagaaggaagagagcGACGAAAAGGATCATGAAAAGTCAGATGCTTCCAAGTCGAAAACGGAAAGCGAGGGTGGTTTTGGAAGTTTAGCTGGGTCTCTTGGGATGGCCTTAGCTAGCAGCCTGGCGAGTAACGCCATACACAGCAACACACACGCACAACAAGGCTATCCCGACCAGCAGCGATCGGGCGGCAGCGATGTATTGGGTTCTATTTTTGGAGCATTAG GCGGTGGAGGATCCCAACAGCCTGCCTATCATCCAAATCAGCCTCCCGCCGGTGATGGTCTGAGCGGAACGTTAGGATCTTTACTCGGCGGTGTTTTCGGCGGTGGTGGAGGTCATCAACAACCAGCATATCAACCTTCAGGAGGATACGGTGGATATCAACCATCGAGTGGTTATCCGACATCCGGTGGTCAAAATTCTGGCGGGTCAGATCTGCTGTCGGGAATAGGATCTGCCTTGTTCAGTTCAGCTCTAGACGGTCTGAGCAAACGTGGAaaagat AATTCTCATGACGAATATCGTTCCGGACCGGCGCCTCCGAGTTATGAACCTCCACCACCGCCGGCACCGAAGCCAACTCCGCGTCCGGAAACTCCACCGTCTTCCGGCGGACACAAATTAACTGCAGACGAAATTTCGAAGGGACTCGGACTAGACGATTAA
- the LOC139809900 gene encoding cancer-related nucleoside-triphosphatase homolog isoform X1: MISSRNAPRTCRLARRRPFTARIACHITSVPGFRSKHGCESWKLAARRGLCTYYSRVHQVRLGIGKTTVCKKIASTLEKKGSGFDGFYTEEVRDRNGSRIGFDIVEVKDPGRRLSLARLKSLTEAQKASKYQVGNYRVFLDNFEAVALPILDLDTDVLLVDEIGKMELFSKEFKKKVTDIFFGSSKKAFVIGTIPQIHKVPQQHAALFEKLHADKRIKILNVTHGNRNNLPEEITRYLLVA, encoded by the exons ATGATCTCGTCGAGAAACGCGCCGCGAACGTGCCGGCTTGCCCGACGACGTCCATTCACCGCGAGGATTGCCTGTCACATCACATCCGTTCCCGGATTCAGAAGTAAACACGGCTGCGAGTCATGGAAACTGGCGGCGCGTCGCGGCCTTTGCACATACTACTCACGGGTCCACCAGGTTAGGCTAG GCATAGGTAAAACCACGGTgtgcaaaaaaattgcatcTACGCTGGAGAAAAAGGGCAGCGGGTTTGACGGATTTTACACGGAGGAGGTGCGAGATCGGAACGGCTCTAGGATTGGTTTCGACATCGTGGAAGTAAAGGATCCTGGAAGAAGATTATCCTTGGCACGGTTAAA AAGCTTAACAGAGGCGCAAAAGGCTTCCAAGTATCAAGTGGGAAACTACCGCGTTTTCCTGGATAATTTCGAGGCTGTAGCGCTTCCAATATTGGATTTGGATACT GATGTATTACTTGTCGACGAAATCGGTAAAATGGAGTTATTTAGCAAAGAATTCAAGAAGAAAGTAACAGACATATTTTTCGGTTCTTCTAAGAAAGCCTTCGTGATCGGGACTATCCCGCAAATACACAAAGTGCCGCAACAACACGCGGCGCTATTCGAGAAGTTACACGCAGACAAGAGAATTAAGATTCTGAACGTGACTCATGGAAATCGGAATAATTTGCCAGAGGAAATTACTCGTTATTTATTAGtcgcgtaa
- the LOC139809894 gene encoding integrin alpha-9 encodes MLRTRASLTHFRVQILIFVLAILQHNPLAYNINSLDAEIFRDPMHESGARESYFGFSVALYVGANETLLLVGAPRANSSALPYVMEPGTVFKCAMNGVCKEWVVDKTGNGRVSSHPHEKFVNQIKDNAWIGATIAVQNKAEARVVVCGPRWINNIIKDNWLNWNMNGICYTTLARNAGAFKREAEERLLPLSNPADDITSKNKINIYNYAMGQAGFSLHMNSRHEVNIVMGSPGVYNWKGDAILTSMNDSFSRTVIPSLAREQRVHSYNYFGYAITAGTYFNEQDVWYASSVPHASLYGKVLVFTFPPKTNQRMFIKTLVYGKQYGEYFGAALTSCDVNNDGRQELIVGAPQWSRDMDEGLIYIFTARHNSDFEELQTIEGEIVGGRFGSTVMCLGDIDYDGYGDIAVGAPYEEESGGAVYIFNGNRDGVSRKYSQRLVGSRFSPTMRGFGISISEPRDVNRDNHSDVAVGAYLSGEVVLLRSVPVVTVNVTLMYPQKIKLLRNTTSFEVDVWMSYDGIYVPEYLQVAIVLKIDPLHGRARYRTQKSNDGLQTYRLRYKLFKAMITSNLLEIHLTEKIKNVIDPLEISVSMQLEDDLRARNESSCASCVVINKLRSKTEDLLKLPFAVDCGEDDVCVSDLSVTLSTDLTPGNRYIIGSTPIIILRVDTYNRGEPAYQTRVRIFTEGLTLKSIPPDCTEDLRTSSALDVICDIGNPLRTNETLMLQLDMSMVRYDVKEVEIQANITTQSDETNWNDNNSTITIYFDVDIDIAIAGKAKENLYSYLRENEKESLNDIRFQHFYEVQKFGASPIEEAILTVKIPMHFRRHGAEDIAVVNINDTIGIMDGHQFYCSYSNQTEVPAALNKIVSTDDVIVMNSSNIASKNTHAKFSIEEDTPMNVPSENRTLFINCTSNEIECVQITCRLGPFLSSLSVAKFLVTLDLQLSRFSADMLKQKDIIFYVTEGSVTITQPDNVSQRKGHKPDVTLVATTFLGSPVAQQVAIWIIALSIILGVALLILLILGLIKIGFFNRKKKLELEALIAETDKKYNVVLETTSSTEALEHD; translated from the exons ATGCTTCGGACACGTGCGAGTTTAACGCATTTTCGCGTACAGATTCTAATTTTCGTTCTGGCAATCCTGCAGCACAATCCGTTGGCGTACAATATTAATTCACTCGACGCCGAGATATTTAGGGATCCTATGCACGAGTCGGGTGCACGTGAAAGTTACTTTGGATTCTCGGTAGCTCTGTACGTGGGTGCGAACGAAACTTTATTACTCGTCGGAGCCCCACGAGCGAACTCCAGCGCACTGCCGTACGTGATGGAGCCGGGAACGGTCTTCAAGTGCGCGATGAATGGTGTATGCAAAGAGTGGGTGGTGGATAAAACTGGAAACGGTCGCGTGTCCTCGCATCCTCATGAAAAATTCGTTAATCAGATAAAGGATAATGCTTGGATCGGTGCTACCATTGCCGTGCAGAACAAAGCGGAGGCCAGAGTTGTA GTTTGCGGACCGCGttggataaataatattataaaggaCAACTGGCTGAATTGGAACATGAACGGTATTTGCTACACGACACTGGCTAGAAATGCTGGTGCATTTAAGAGAGAAGCGGAGGAGCGTTTGTTACCACTTTCGAACCCTGCAGATGACATCACATCcaagaacaaaataaacatttataattacgcGATGGGACAAGCCGGCTTCTCTCTGCACATGAACTCGCGACATGaagtaaatattgtaatgGGCAGTCCAGGTGTATACAATTGGAAAGGCGACGCGATATTAACGTCGATGAACGATTCATTTTCGCGCACGGTAATTCCCTCGCTCGCTAGAGAGCAACGGGTTcatagttataattatttcg GATACGCTATCACGGCAGGTACTTACTTCAATGAGCAAGACGTTTGGTATGCTTCTAGTGTGCCACACGCCAGCTTGTACGGAAAAGTCCTCGTATTTACCTTTCCTCCTAAAACCAATCAGCgtatgtttattaaaacattagtGTACGGTAAACAATACGGTGAATACTTCGGTGCCGCACTAACGTCATGCGACGTCAACAATGACGGTAGACAGGAGTTAATCGTCGGTGCACCGCAATGGTCCAGGGACATGGACGAAGGTCTTATCTACATCTTTACAGCGCGACACAAC AGCGATTTTGAAGAACTGCAGACGATCGAAGGCGAGATCGTCGGAGGTAGATTCGGGTCTACCGTGATGTGTCTAGGTGACATCGATTACGATGGATACGGCGACATCGCCGTGGGTGCACCCTACGAGGAAGAGAGTGGCGGTGCGGTGTACATATTCAACGGGAATAGAGACGGCGTTTCCCGGAAATATAGTCAGAGACTGGTCGGCTCGCGATTTTCACCGACGATGCGGGGGTTCGGTATCTCCATCTCGGAACCCCGAGACGTGAACCGCGACAATCATTCCGACGTCGCTGTGGGTGCCTATCTGTCCGGCGAGGTGGTCCTGCTGAGATCCGTGCCAGTTGTCACAGTGAACGTAACATTGATGTACCCGCAAAAGATCAAATTGTTGAGAAACACAACGTCCTTCGAGGTCGACGTCTGGATGTCTTACGATGGCATATACGTACCAGAGTATCTGC AAGTCGCCATAGTCCTGAAGATCGACCCGTTGCACGGCAGGGCCAGGTATCGGACGCAAAAAAGTAACGACGGACTACAGACTTACAGATTGCGTTACAAGCTGTTTAAAGCTATGATTACAAGTAATCTGCTTGAGATACATTTAACG gagaaaattaaaaatgtaatagacCCGCTTGAGATATCGGTGTCGATGCAGCTAGAAGATGATCTTCGCGCGAGAAACGAAAGCTCGTGCGCATCTTGCGTCGTGATAAACAAGCTCCGCTCGAAGACTGAGGATCTCCTAAAGCTGCCGTTCGCCGTGGACTGTGGCGAGGACGATGTATGCGTGTCTGATCTCAGCGTGACGTTGTCCACTGACTTAACTCCGGGCAACAGGTACATCATCGGCTCTACGCCGATAATCATTCTGCGTGTCGATACTTACAATCGTGGCGAACCGGCGTACCAGACCAGAGTGCGTATCTTCACCGAGGGCTTAACGTTAAAGAGTATCCCGCCCGACTGTACGGAGGATCTTCGCACGAGCAGCGCGCTGGATGTGATCTGTGACATCGGCAATCCTCTTAGAACGAAT GAAACATTAATGTTGCAACTGGACATGAGCATGGTGAGATATGATGTTAAAGAGGTGGAAATACAAGCGAATATCACTACTCAAAGCGACGAGACAAATTGGAATGACAATAATTCCACTATCACTATATACTTTGACGTGGACATCGACATAGCGATCGCCGG GAAAGCAAAGGAGAACTTGTACTCGTACCTACGTGAGAACGAGAAGGAATCATTAAACGATATTAGGTTTCAACACTTCTACGAGGTGCAGAAATTCGGCGCCAGTCCTATCGAGGAGGCAATATTGACCGTGAAAATTCCAATGCACTTCCGCCGACACGGTGCCGAGGATATAGCGGTCGTCAATATCAACGATACCATAGGCATAATGGACGGACATCAATTTTATTGCAGCTACTCGAATCAAACTGAAGTACCTGCCGCGCTTAACAAGATCGTATCGACGGATGATGTAATCGTGATGAACTCGTCGAACATCGCGAGCAAGAACACGCACGCGAAATTTAGCATAGAGGAAGACACGCCGATGAACGTGCCGTCTGAAAACAGAACGCTCTTTATTAATTGCACAAGTAACGAGATCGAATGTGTACAAATCACTTGTAGACTGGGTCCATTCTTAAGTTCTCTGTCTGTCGCGAAATTTTTGGTGACGTTGGATCTGCAATTGTCGAGGTTTTCcg CTGATATGCTGAAGCAAAAAGACATCATATTTTACGTGACTGAAGGTAGCGTTACCATAACGCAACCTGACAATGTTTCTCAAAGGAAAGGTCATAAACCGGATGTCACGCTGGTTGCAACAACGTTTCTAGGGTCGCCAGTAGCTCAACAAGTAGCAATATGGATAATAGCACTGTCAATTATCCTAGGTGTCGCATTgctgatattattaatattaggtTTAATAAAGATCGGATTTTTCAACAGAAAGAAGAAGTTGGAACTCGAGGCGTTGATAGCCGAGACTGAC AAAAAGTATAATGTGGTACTGGAAACAACATCTTCGACAGAAGCTCTTGAGCACGACTGA